A genomic window from Mustela erminea isolate mMusErm1 chromosome 16, mMusErm1.Pri, whole genome shotgun sequence includes:
- the LOC116574818 gene encoding skin secretory protein xP2-like, whose protein sequence is MNGQTRPQTESALENRELAGSQQGPFGGINPCARGLGEGASRLDGGGCVPHVGFPEVRATSWEGLVGKPWVGGNQAPGRQEEKADQGLRSGSGGGGAGNPQSGSAIPGLSIQLEAPQRVSLAPTSPDPRPHTRQAWYPSPVASPVPVGWVGSAWGGSPLPRPWHRGRGRGEEPQPAPHAQAEAQGDTAQRGQLGLARSCRAVPGGQRTRRLQGLPCRLWRAGVACLSLPGQGPQAVTPRQQVHSVRPALAARTRVWGAGQAKSPPTPPPVPRAGGCSRPCPPWGNQLRGWAAQGRRAMPGPARSSRAAPTSVSLGLGEDSSGQDHGRRALLTSGAASPGGPRQSGAG, encoded by the exons ATGAATGGGCAAACCCGACCACAGACTGAAAGCGCGTTAGAAAACCGTGAGCTGGCAGGGAGCCAGCAGGGCCCCTTTGGGGGAATCAACCCTTGTGCAAGGGGCCTGGGAGAAGGGGCTTCCAGGCTGGACGGGGGAGGGTGCGTCCCGCATGTGGGGTTCCCGGAAGTAAGAGCCACCAGTTGGGAGGGTCTTGTCGGGAAGCCTTGGGTGGGGGGTAACCAGGCCCCGGG gaggcaggaggagaaggcagaCCAGGGGCTCAGATCTGGCTCAGGAGGAGGGGGAGCTGGGAACCCCCAGAGTGGTTCTGCGATCCCCGGTTTGTCGATCCAGCTAGAGGCTCCCCAGCGCGTGAGCCTTGCCCCCACTTCCCCTGACCCCCGGCCGCACACAAGGCAGGCTTGGTACCCATCACCCGTGGCCTCTCCGGTGCCTGTGGGCTGGGTGGGGTCTGCTTGGGGTGGGAGCCCACTGCCCCGTCCATGGCATAGGGGACGAGGACGGGGTGAGGAGCCCCAGCCTGCTCCCCACGCTCAGGCCGAGGCCCAGGGGGACACAGCACAGCGAGGGCAGCTGGGGCTGGCCAGGAGCTGCAGAGCTGTGCCAGGCGGACAAAGGACACGGCGGCTCCAGGGGCTCCCGTGCAGGCTGTGGAGGGCGGGAGTCGCATGCCTGAGCCTGCCCGGACAGGGACCACAGGCAGTGACCCCAAGACAGCAAGTCCACAGTGTGAGGCCAGCACTGGCCGCGCGCACCAGGGTATGGGGTGCTGGGCAGGCCAAgagccccccaaccccgccgCCCGTCCCTCGTGCTGGAGGCTGCTCCAGGCCCTGTCCGCCTTGGGGAAACCAGCTCCGAGGTTGGGCTGCCCAGGGGAGAAGAGCCATGCCTGGGCCTGCCCGAAGTTCCCGGGCCGCTCCCACCAGCGTCTCCCTGGGCCTGGGAGAGGACAGCAGTGGCCAAGACCACGGGAGGCGGGCCCTGCTGACCAGTGGGGCAGCCAGTCCTGGGGGGCCTAGGCAGTCTGGGGCGGGGTGA